A single window of Jaculus jaculus isolate mJacJac1 chromosome 14, mJacJac1.mat.Y.cur, whole genome shotgun sequence DNA harbors:
- the LOC123454638 gene encoding sialic acid-binding Ig-like lectin 8 — translation MLPLLLLLLLWGPERVDGVWKNPEGYVLNVPSQVTVQEGLCVHVPCNFSYQRDYWTDSHPAYGFWFLEGSNTRNDSPVATNKPEKPVQKAALGRFSLVGDPKDNNCTLEIRDARKKDRKSYFFRLERGDTKWNYQKHLLVNVKALTHNPHIDVPETLEAGQPSNLTCSAPWACESGPPPMVSWTVGSVTTLGPRTTRSLVLSLMPRPQDHGTNLTCMVTLPGPNVTRRTTTYLNVSYAPQNLTVTTWEGIGGASTFLENGSFHLIPEGQSLSLLCAADSNPPARLSWFWGNLIVSPLNPSNPGLLELSPHHLTVGGDFTCQAQNTVGSQRLSLSLAMEDEKQKDSWPLVFTLIRGSVMGTVFLLIYGLTWIYYTRLKSLSTLVQETSACSEHW, via the exons ATGCTGCCGCTccttctgctcctgctgctctggGGACCTGAGAGGGTGGATGGCGTGTGGAAAAACCCTGAGGGTTACGTGCTGAATGTGCCAAGTCAGGTGACTGTGCAGGAGGGCCTCTGTGTCCATGTGCCCTGCAATTTCTCCTACCAACGGGATTATTGGACTGACTCACATCCAGCTTATGGCTTCTGGTTCTTGGAAGGATCCAATACAAGAAATGATTCTCCAGTGGCAACTAACAAGCCAGAAAAACCCGTCCAGAAGGCTGCTTTGGGCCGATTCTCCCTTGTTGGGGATCCAAAGGACAACAACTGTACCCTGGAAATCAGAGATGCCAGGAAGAAGGACAGGAAGTCATACTTCTTTCGGCTAGAGAGAGGGGATACAAAGTGGAACTATCAGAAACATCTACTTGTGAATGTGAAAG CCCTCACTCACAACCCCCACATCGACGTCCCAGAGACCTTAGAGGCCGGGCAGCCCAGCAACCTGACCTGCTCTGCTCCCTGGGCATGTGAATCGGGCCCACCCCCCATGGTATCCTGGACTGTGGGCTCTGTGACAACCCTGGGACCCAGAACCACTCGCTCCTTGGTGTTGAGCCTCATGCCCAGGCCCCAGGACCATGGCACCAATCTCACCTGCATGGTGACTCTACCTGGACCCAATGTGACCAGGAGAACGACCACCTATCTCAATGTGTCAT ATGCTCCACAGAACCTGACTGTGACCACCTGGGAAGGAATTGGAGGAG CATCCACGTTCCTGGAGAATGGCTCATTTCACCTCATTCCAGAGGGACAGTCTCTGAGTCTGCTGTGTGCGGCTGACAGCAACCCCCCTGCTAGACTGAGCTGGTTCTGGGGAAACCTGATTGTGAGCCCCTTAAATCCATCCAACCCTGGGCTGCTGGAATTGTCTCCGCACCATCTCACAGTAGGAGGAGATTTCACCTGCCAGGCTCAGAACACTGTGGGCTCCCAACGTCTCTCCTTGAGCCTGGCCATGGAAG ATGAGAAGCAAAAGGACTCCTGGCCACTGGTCTTCACTCTGATCAGGGGGTCTGTCATGGGAACTGTCTTCCTCCTCATCTATGGCCTCACTTGGATCTACTATACCAG ATTAAAATCACTGTCCACTTTGGTCCAAGAAACTTCTGCTTGCAGTGAGCATTGGTGA